GCAGCGCGGCTTCCGGGAGTATCCGTCGGTGGAGTATGGCCGGCGCTCGCCGCTTCCCGATGACTGGCAGAAGCCGGGCGAATGGACCTTTGCGCGTCTGATGTTTCCCGGCGGGCCGCTGGATGGCTATCGTGGGCGTTTTGACGGCCCATGGCAGGAAGGACTATCGCTTTGGACGCAGGACTACCCCAAGGCCGACCGCGATTTTGCTGCGAGTGTCCGCCGCCTGACACGCATTGATGCGCGCAGCGTGGAACAGCCGGTGAACCTTGAAAACGGTGACGAGGTCTATGACTATCCGTGGATCTATGCCGTGCAGGTAGGCGAATGGGGACTGACCGGGACACAGGGCGCGAAGCTGCGCGACTACCTGCTGCGTGGCGGATTCTTTATGGCTGACGACTGCCATGGTTCAGAAGAAGAGGCGTACTTCACCAAGACGATGAAGATGGTCTTTCCGGAGCGCGACCTAGTGGAGATTCCGGATAATGACCCGGCCTTTCATACGGTCTTCGATCTGACCGAGCGCATCCAGGTTCCAGGCGCGGAGCACCTGAACAACGGCTACAAGAAGGACGGACGCGTGCCGCACTGGAAGGGAATCTACGACGACAAGGGGCGGCTGATGGTGGCGCTGAGTTTGAACTCTGACATTGGCGATTCGTGGGAGTTCTACGACTCGCCTTGGTATCCGCTGAAGTATTCGGAGATGGGGATCAAACTGGGTGTGAACTATGTGCTGTATGGGATGACGCATTGAGGACTAGCAGTGCACAAATGCCGGTCTCTCCACTCCGCGCAACGCGCTCCGGTCGAGAGGGCAGAAACTAACCGAGTGCTCAGGATGACCCAAAAAACGAAACCCACCCTTCGTGATGTGGCTGCGAAGGATGGGCAAGAGCTTGCGCTTTACCTGTTGATCGTCTTCATGCCGGTGGCGTTGTAGCGGTCGCCTGCGACGGCGCCCTTGGGCACTGCGGCTTCGATCTCCGCAAGCTCTGTTGCGGTGAACTCGATCTGCGCCGACGCCGCGTTCTCGTCCAGGTATTTGCGGCGCTTGGTGCCCGGGATGGGGACAATGTCGTTGCCCTGTGCCAGTACCCAGGCGATGGCAAGCTGGCTGGCTTTGACACCTTTCTTCGCGGCCAGATCTTCCAGCTTCTGGACCAATAGCAGGTTCTTGTCCAGGTTCTCGCCGGAGAAGCGCGGGTAACGGGAGACGCGGGCGTCGGAGGCGTCGAGCCTGGAGGTGTCCTTGATGGCTCCGGTCAGGAAGCCGCGGCCCAGCGGCGAGTAGGCGACAAAGCCGATGCCGAGTTCGCGTACGGTGGGAAGAATCTGTTCTTCCACGTCACGCTCCCACAGAGAGTACTCGGTCTGCAGCGCGGTGATGGGATGCACCTTGTGCGCGCGGCGAATGGTTTCGGGGTTGGCCTCGGACAGGCCAAGGTACTTCACCTTGCCGGCCTGCACCAGCTCGGCCATGGCACCGACGGTCTCCTCAATGGGAACGTTGGGGTCGACGCGGTGCTGGTAGTAGAGGTCGACATAGTCGAGCCCGAGGCGCTGCAGCGAGGCATCGAAGGCCCGCTTCACATATTCGGGACGGCCGGAGACCTCCCAGAAGGCGGGGTCTTCGGGCTTGCGAAGATTACCAAACTTGGTGGCGAGGAAGACCTCGTCGCGGCGCGGTTTGATGGTCCTTCCAACCAGTTCTTCGTTGTCGCCCATGCCGTAGACATCGGCGGTGTCGAGGAAGGTGATGCCGAGATCGAGCGCTCGCAGCAGCGTGGCGGCGGATTCCGTGTCATTGCGATCGCCGTAGAACTCGCTCATGCCCATGCAGCCAAGGCCGAGACGAGAGACGACGGCACCCTGAGAACCGAGTTTGACCTTTTCCATGCATGTTGGATGCCTCTGGGCTCCGCAAGGGTTCCGTCAGATTGCAACAGGCGGTACGGCGGCGGCCCTGCGGGCTCGCATACTGCGGTCGATACCGGTGGCGAGACGCAGAAAGATCCAGTACAGCAAGGGAGCCACGATGGCCGCAAACAGCACCCATGCGGCCACACCGGCTACCAACATGCGCCATAGCTGGTGAAACGCGACGCCGGGATTAGTTTTCACGGCGGCCGTGATCTGTTGCAGCGTCATGGTGGTGCGTTCGGAACGCAGCAGCCATTGCCCCATGCGGATGAACGGCAATAGAAGCGCAAGCTGCAGCGGATAGACAAGGTAGTTGGTCAGCTGAGCAGCCGGCAGGTTGAGCCGCAGTACGAATACCGCCAGAAGGCAGATCGCCGTTGTAGTCCCAAGCACAGGGAATACGCCGATCACCGCTCCAGCCGCCATGCTCAACGCAAGTCGGTGCGGCGTGATACCGTCCAGCAGCAGGTTGCGGAGGGGAAGAACGATACGGCGCTCAAGAAAGTCAGGCATGGTGGGATGTTGTTATTCCACGACGCCGTCGAACATGTCCGTGGTCATCGCCGCTGGCTGTGGCGTGGAGGCCGACATCAACAGGTAGAACTCCTGCTTGCCGAACTTGTCCAGGTACGGCCTGACGCTTTCCAGCACCGGCAACTGCGAGGCGTGCATCTCGAAGGCCAGGATACGCACCGGCAACACCGCTTCCGTGTTCAGTACGCAGGTCCACGGGGCAGGCATCAGCGGCTGGCGGTCGGGAATCGTGAAGTTGGTGGTGATGTGGTACAGCCGCTGCGCCAGGTGCGGCTCCAGATCAAGCTCCGGGTAGCGCTTGGGCCGGCCGGCCCAGTGATAAGCGGCCGTTGTGATGGCGGAGACCATGGTGTGGTCGGGATGCGTGTTCAGACCGCCGTCGAGGCCGAAGGTGACGACAACATGCGGCTTGAAAGTCCGCATGCGCTCGACCAGCTTCTTTCCCGCTTCTTCGACATCGGCGTGGACGAGCTGGGCGTCGTGATAATCCAGCAACTCATGGTGCTTGATGCCGAGTACCTGGCAGCTTGCGGCGAACTCTTCGCGGCGGATGCGGCCCAGCTCCTTGCTATCTGCGGAGCTGCCGCGGTTGGTGGCCGCCTGCCCGTCGGTCAGGCAGATGCAGCTGACCTCCACGCCGCTGCGGGTTGCCAGGGCAATCGCGCCTCCAAAGGCAAAGCACTCGTCGTCGGGGTGTGCGACGATGACCATCATCCTCAAGCCCATGCTGTGTTCTCTCCACTGGCGCTTTCGTTGAGCGCTTCTTCGTCAAAGGGCAGGCTGCCCGTTTCTACTACGGTGTCAGGACCGGCGCCGGCTACCGGAGCAAAGCTGCGGCGGTGCAGCGGTGTGGGTCCCAGTTCTTTGAGGGCGCGTTTGTGCGCCGGGGTCGCATAGCCTTTGTGTGAGGACAGACCGTAGCCGGGGTGTACCTCGTCCGCGGCACACATCAGGGCATCGCGGTGCACCTTGGCCACGACGGAAGCCGCCGCGATGGACAGTGAGAGCGAGTCGCCGTAGACCAGCCTGGTCTGCGCGCAGGGATGGTCGATGCGCATGGCGTCGATCAGCAGGTGGTCAGGCGCGATGCCCAGCCCGGCGACGGCGTTGAGCATGGCCAGACGCGATGCCTGGTAGATGTTGATGCGGTCGATGGTCTCTGCCGCGACCTCGGCCACGCAGACGGCCAGGGCCATGGCTCGCACCTGAAGATCGAGCCGTTCGCGGTCTTCGCGAGCCAGTTGTTTTGAATCGGTCAGACCGGCGGCGGCAAGTTCGGCGCACTGCTCGGGCAGAATGACGGCTGCTGCGACGACCGGACCATACAGGGCGCCACGGCCAACCTCGTCGACGCCCGCGATCAGGCGGTATCCCTTGAGCCGCAACGCCTGCTCACACTCGTCGGAGCAGACCAGCTGCCGCAGCATCCTCTGCTTGGCGGTGGAGGCAGCGAGCGGCTTCCCGGTGCGGGGGGAGACGGCTTTGGAACGGGGCAGCGGCATCGTCTGATTTCCAGTGTATCGCCTCACTTTTTGTAATCCTCCGCAGTTCGGCATATGCTTGCCAGCAAGATTCTCCCCAGGAAAGAGGAAACCCCGCGATCCGGCAACAACCGGGCGTGGAGAAACACGTTTTTATGCAGTGGAAATGGATGTGTTCTCTGGTGGTTTGCGCTGCGGCCCTGGTGGCAGCGCAGGATGCTTCACAGCCGGAAGGACCGGCCCAACCGACAGGCCCGGCAAAGCATGGCGGCCTGTTCAGCAGGAAGCCGAAGGTCGTCCTGAGCCCCGAGGAAGAGGCTCGCCAAAAAGCAGAGATCCAGCGGCAGATCGATGTCCTGCCGCGGCAGGGAGCGCCGATTCTGGATGAGAGCGGAAAACAGATTCTGGACCCCGATGCCAGGCCGATGTTTCAGCCTGCTCCCCGGCCGTTGCTGGACAAGCATGGTCAACCCGTCCTGGACGAGGATGGAAAACTGCTGCTGCAGACGAAGGACCACCTGGGCTATGACGCCCACGGCAAGAAGCTGAAAGCGGAAAAGGAGAAGATCCCGAAGAAGGTTCCGGTCACGATTGAACAGGGCACGCTGACCGTGGACGGATGGACAGGCAAGGCGCGGCTGAACTATGAGATCGACGATCTGAAGTACCTGTACATCTACGCTCCAGGCATTGGGAACACAGTGGTTTCCACGCTGCCGTTTCCGGGAGCTACCGCGCAGAAGAATGCCTTCGACGGCAAAACACTGACGATCAGCGTGGGCGAGCACCAGTTACAGATTGCCGGGGAAAAGCCGCTGCTTCACCAGAAGCATCCTGTGCCGGCCTACGTGCTGGTGGACAGGGAGTACAGCCGGGAGTCGCGCTTTCCCGTGATGGGGTACGGCCCCCTGCGCCGCGCGCCGTATGCCTGGCCGGCAGCCAAAGCCGTGGAAACAAGAGCTCCCGCACTGCCGAAGGAAGTTATGCCGGTGCTTGCCAGGCCAGCGGAGACACCGGGAAAACAGCCGTAGAGGGGTGCAACTTAAACACGAAAAAGCCGGCCTTTGGGCCGGCTTTTCGCGTCAAAAAATGACGCCGAGGCGTTACTTTACGCGCTCGACTTCCTTCAGGCGGGCAGCCTTGCCACGCAGAGCGCGGATGTAGAACAGCTTGGCGCGACGCACCTGGTAGGAGCGAACCTTCTCGACCTTGTCGACAACCTTGGAGTTGTACGGGAAGATGCGCTCGACGCCCTGGCCGAAGCTCATCTTGCGAACCGTGAAGCTGCCCTGGGGGCCCTTCTTCGTGGCGATAACCAGACCCTCAAAGGCCTGCAGGCGCTCTTTGTCGCCTTCCTTGATCTTTACCTGCACGCGGACGGTGTCTCCGGGGCCGAATTCGGGAAGATCGGTCCGCTGGAGTTTCGCGGCAAGTCTCTGCATGATGGGGTTGATTGACATGACACACTTTTCCTTCGAAGAGTCGAAGTTTCAGTTTACAGGAAAGTCATACAGATGGGAACCTTCGCAGGCACCCCGCAGAGATTTTCCTTCAGGAAAGTTCCGGATCAGCCCGTCTGCTGATTGTTTTCCCGCTGCAGGCGCTCGTTCCAGGCGGCCAGAGGCTTGATTTCCGGCTGGGGAAGCTCCCTTCCCTTAACCGAAGCGGCCGTGGACTCCGCCTGAGGGGCACGGGGCAGGAACCAGTCGTTCAGGATTCCGGCAACGGCCTGCGTCGTTTCCGGCGCCATGCCGTGGATGCGGGCAGCGAGCCACGCCTGCGGAGTAATGGTCAGCTCCGCTTTCCGGGCGGCGACGGCATGGAAGATGCGGTTGGCGGCGCGCTTGGTGCTGGCGGAAAGTCCCGGTGTGGTGGCCGCGGCGGCAAACCACTGGTACTCCTTCGCGGCATCGCCCCGGAACTGCGCCTGAACGTGCGAGCCGGTGCGCAACAGCCCCGGGCAGACGGTGGTGACGAAGATCTTTTTCGATTTCAGCTCGGAACGGAGACCTTCGGAGAAGCCGGTTAGGGCAAATTTCGACGCGGTGTAGGGCAGCATGTGCGGCATGGCCAGCTTGCCGCCGATGGACGCGATGTTGACGATAGAGCCGGAGCCACGCACCAGCATCTGCGGCAGGACGGCGTGAATGGTGTTGAGCGCGGAGAAGAAGTTCACGCGCATGGCCTCGTCAAAGGCGGAGATGGGCTGATCTTCGATGGGCCCGACCTGGATGATGCCGGCGTTGTTGATCAGAACGTCAACGCGGCCAAAGTGGGTGGTGGCGCGCTGGATCAGGTCTGCGGCCGCCTTCTCGTCGGTGAGGTCGCAGGGCACCAGAAGTACGTCCTCGGCGTATTTCACGGCGGCACGGTCCAGCAGCATCTGGCGGGCTCGGAGAAGCTCATCCGCATCGCGGGCGGCGAGCACCAGCGAGGCTCCGCCACGGGCAAAGCGCTGGGCGAGAGCCAGACCGAGGCCGCGCGATCCTCCGGTGATGACGACCACCTTGTTGCGGATGGCCTTCTTGCGCTTCTGTGCGACGTAGACCGCCCCGGCGGTAATGGCCATGCCGGCGGCGCCCAGAAGCACCTGCGCTGTGGGATTGGTGGCCGTGGCGGAGCGGTAAAGCTTGCGCAGCGCGAGTTTCTTGCCGATTTTGAAGAGGATGCCCATGTCTTTTCTTTCAGACGGCAATTTGATGCACCCAGTTGCTAGACGGTGCTTCCGGAGTGCCAAACCGTCCAATATAGTGACAGAAGAACCATTATGGCGACGAAGCGTAAATCGAAGGGTGCTTACATGATCTCGGCTGTGGCCGAGATGTATGACATACATCCGCAGACGCTGCGCCTGTATGAGCGCGAAGGTCTGCTGCGTCCGTCGCGGTCGGACGGAAACACGCGGCTGTACACCGATGAAGACCTGGAGCGGCTGGAGTTCATCCTGAACCTGGCGCGCGACCTGGGAGTAAACATCGCCGGCATCGCCATTGTTCTGCAGATGAGGGAGCGCATGGAAGAGATGAACCGCCAGATGCAGAACTTTGTGGAATACGTCCGCACGGAGATGCTGACCCGCATGCAGCAGGCACAGCAGCCGCAGGGGCCGGGACTTGTGCCCTTCAAGCGGCCGGTGAATCCGAAAAAATAATCCACGATGATCTTCTGGTTGTTACGCGTCCTGTTTTATCTCGTGTGCTTGGGTACGGTGACCTCGGCCATTTACACCGGCATGGTGGTGGTGGCCGCGTTGAAGTACAACACTCGCAAGCGCCGCGCCGAGCGGCTGCCCGCTGACTTTATTCCTGCTGTAAGTGCCTGCAAGCCGCTGCATGGCGAGGAGCCTGGGCTTGAGAAAAATCTCGCCAGCTTCTTTGAGCAGCAGTATCCCGGTGCGTGGGAGCTGATCTTTGTCGCCCGTCACGCGAGCGATGCGGGTCTGCAGCTGGCGCAGAAGGTGGGCGAGCGCTATCCGCAGGTGAAGGCGCGTTACCTGACCTGTGGCGAGCCGCAGTATCCCAATGCCAAGATGTTTTCGCTCGGTGTGCTGGCTGAGGCTGCGGAGCATGAAGTCCTGGTGAGCAGCGATGCTGATGCACGCGTGGCCCAGGATTACCTGCTGCGCTGCGTGCAGGACCTGAAGGACGGCACGGTGCTTTCGTCGTGCCTGTACCGCGGCACCGTGGACGAGCCGAACCTGGCCACCGAACTGGACGCTATGGGCAAGACGGTGGAGATGTGCGCCGGCGTTCTGGTGGCGACGATGGTGGAAGGTGGAACGAAGTTTTCGCTCGGCGTAACGATGATCCTGCACCGCCAGGCCTTTTATGATGCCGGTGGCTACGAAGATCTGGGCCAGTACCATGCGGAGGACTTCATCCTGGGCAACCGGTTGGCCGAGCAGGGGAAGAAGGTCATCATGTCGCCGCATGTGATCAACCTGATTGTGCCGAAGACGACGCTGAACCTGAGCTTCCGCAACCAGCTGCGCTGGATGCAGAGCACGCGCCGCTCGCGTCCGGCGGGACATCTTGGTACCGGGCTGACCTTTGCCCTGCCCTTTGGCGTGCTGGGACTGATCTGGGGGCTGGCGGCGGGACGTCCGCTGCTGGGGCTTGGGTTCCTGGCCATTGCCTGCATCAATCGCATGGTGAAGGCCTTCACCATGCTGTCAGTATTGGACGATCCGAACCGCACGCGCTATACGCTGCTGTATCCGCTGCGCGATCTGATGGGCGGCATCCTGTGGCTGTGCAGCTATCTGCCGGGTGAGATGTATTACCACGGCGGGCTGTATGAGCTGACGCCGGATGGCCGGTTGAAGCGGCGGAATTAAGATTCATCGCGTCTTTACACAGGTGCACTACCGTGTTGGCCATGAATCGCCGCGACTTTCTTTCGTTTGCAGGAACCGCCGGGGCAGCCGTTGCCCTGGGAGCCGCCACGCCCTCCGCACAGGCTCAGCAGCCGGGCTTCCGCTTTATTTTTCTGACGGACACGCATATTCAGCCGGAGTTGAACGCGGCCAAGGGCTGCGAGATGGCGTTCAAGAAGATGCGTACGGAGAAGGTGGACTTTGCCATCCAGGGTGGCGACCATGTCTTCGACTCGCTGGAGGTGCCGACCTCGCGCGCTCTGAGCCTGTTTGACCTGTACGACAAGACGGCGCAGGACCTGAGCCTGAAGGTGCACCACACCATCGGCAACCATGATGTCCTGGGCATCTACCCGAAGAGCGGTGTTTCGCCGACCGATCCGCTCTATGGCAAGAAGACCTTTGAGGACCGCATGGGCGCGCGCTATCGCTCGTTCGACCACAAGGGTGTTCACTTCGTGATACTGGATTCGATTGGCATCACGGACGACCGCGCTTACGAGGGCCGCATCGACGCGGCGCAGGTGGCATGGCTGGCCGATGACTTGAAGAAGCTACCGAAGGGAACGCCGGTGATTGTGACCAGCCATATCCCGATCATCTCGGCCTATGACCAGTACCTGAAGCCTTCGCCGAAGCCGGCGGCGCACCATGGCCTGACGGTGATCAACTCTTACGAGATGGTGACGCTGTTCCAGCAGTACAACGTGCTGGCGGTGCTGCAGGGCCACACCCATGTGAACGAGGTGGTGGAGTATCGCGGCGTGAAGTACATTACCGGCGGAGCGGTGAGCGGCAACTGGTGGAAGGGCACACACATGGGCGCTCCGGAGGGGTACACGGTGGTGTCAGTGGAGAACGGCAAGGTATTGACGCAGTACCAGACGTATGGCTTCCAGGCGGTGGTGCGGGAAGACAGTTAGGGTTCGTGCCTGTCACCCCGACCCGAGGCGCAACATGCCGCAGGGACCTGCATTTGCTTTTTCTTGTCCGTCATTCCGCAGTGCAGCAAAGGAATCTGCTTCAGCCTTTGCCGTTCTTGTTCTTTTGTCTTCCTGAGCGCAGCGAAGGACCTGCTTTCTTCCACCCAGCCAGACTCGACCGGGGAGAGCAGGTCCCTGAATCCGCTACTTACAGCTCGCCGTCACCGGGTTGCACCGGAACCCGTCCGTAAACGGTTTTACCTGGTAGGTATTGCCGTAGATGTTCGGCTCCAGCGGGTAATCGGTGGAGATGATTTGCGCTCCGCTCCGCAGTGTTCCTTCGCGACGCGTGGTGTCGTTCTTGCGCGCTTCGTAGGTGTCAATGTCCGCGCGCGAGCGAACGAAGTATCCCTTGCGGACCAGCTCTTCCACGCGGCCCGGCTTGATGGTCGCGTTGTCCACCATCACAAAGGCGGTATGCTTCATGCCCGGCAGGCCCTGCACAAACGCCGCTCGGCCTTCCAGGTTCTCATGACCTTCCAGATACGGCGCAAACGCCTTGAAGTTCAGCCCCGGCACCAGGAACAGGAAGAGGAACTTGCCGCGTGTCTCGGATACTTTTGGCCATGCCTTGGCCAGTGCCGCCTCTTCCACGGTGGCGTGTGTCCCGCGCAGATCATCCGGCGTAAACAGCCGCTCGCGTCCCATCACGCGCACAATCTCCGTGTCCACCTCGTCAAACGCTGCCTTGTCGAAGGCACCCACCGTAACCGCCCCTGGGACCACCTTCTCCAACCCGGACAGCTTCGGCTCCAGCAGAATGAAGACCGGGCTGTGGCCGGGGTTCGCATCCGACCACTGGCGCAACAGCTTCAGGCACTGCTGAAAGCGCGGGCACTGGCTGCGGAAGTCGATATCGGCCATGTGGAAGACCTTCATGCCCGGCTGTTCCAACTGTTCCTCGTAGATGGGCGCAAGGTCGGTTTCCCCCTTGGCGCGTAGTTCCCGGTAAGGCAGCGGATCGGCATACAGGCCGCCCTTCGGATCGGCCTGCAGGTCCAGCTCCAGGCTGCGCACGCCGGCCCGCAGTTGCATCTCCAGCGGAGCCTGGATGTAATCCAGCCCATCGGCAAAGGCATCCGCCAGCGGATTCGGATGTTCTTCCTTCATCGCCGCAGCCTGCTCAGCCGGCATGTGCTGCATCATGCCCTCAATCATCGGCTTAAGCCGTGGACCCATCACCTGCATCACGCGCGGATCGGCGGGCATCTGGTAGCTATTGTGCGTGCCTACCACCTGAATCTGGTTAAGACGCAGATCGTTCTGTGCAAGGGCAGGTAGTACGCAGACCATCAGGGCCAAAGGAAGCAGCATTCTCATGCTGCCGATCCTAGAGCAGGCGTGTAATCCTCAGGTAAATGCCGCACCGCTCCTCACATCGCACCACCCGGCATCTTCTCGACGCGGGCCATGACCTCTCAGCATGCCTGCGCATGCTGCCGTCAGGGCTCTTCGCGCTGCTTGAAAGCAAGCTGCACCCGGTCACGGTCACCAACGGCCACGCCGCCCTGCTGCACCATGGGCAGGATGCCTTCGCAAGGTTCCGCTTCTGCATCACCCATTCCAGGCTTGAAGCCTCGCAGACTGCGGCTGGTACCTTCACCTACGATGGCCCGGTCGACGAGGCCGAGCAAGCCCTGCTCACCGCAGGCTTCCGCCGCCGCCGTGGCGCTCACGCCGGTCAACGCGAGTTCCGAACGCGCGGACACTGGCTTACCGGGGCAGACTCCGCGCACTTCCTCTTGTTTGAACTCCCGCTCCATCCCGGCAACCCCGGCCGGACCCAGGGAGAGTTTCACTTCGGCGAACACACGCCCTACTCGCCCCTGGGCTGGCTGTTTCATTGGCTGCTGGAAGCGCACCGCTAGCGTTACTCCAGAAAGCTCACAATTTCCGCGGCAATCGCGCAAAGGCGTTATCGCTTGCGAGCTGTCACCTTCAGGAATTCGTTCTTCACCAGCGTGGAGATTGCAGGCGACTCCGACACGTTGTGCGAGCTCCACAGTTCGACCAGGTCGGCGCGCAGGGCAGCCTGCCCGGCTTCGTCCAGACGGTTGAAGGCCATCTGCGTCGGGCCGAAGTAGCGCCGGAAGAACTCGACGACCTCTGCCGGCGGAAGCGGAAGGTCGAAGTCGATCGGAACAATCTCCGTCGCAATCGCATCGAAGTACGGCGACAGCCGTTCGCGCACGGTGGCCTCATCACCCCAAAGCACCGGCGGCGCCAGGCCAGGCGGAGGCGGAGCATGCTTGCTGCCGGTGCGGAACATGAGTCCGGAAAAGCTTGCCGGGTTCCAGTTGGCCATCGCCAGCAGGCCTCCTGGTTTCAGCACACGCGCCGCTTCGCTGGCCACCAGGGCCGGCCGCGGAGCGAACATGGCCCCGAACATGGTGACGACCATGTCAAAGCTCGCGTCCGCGTAAGCAAGCGCCTCGGCATCTCCCTCGTCGAACTGGATTTCCAGTCCCTCGGTTGCCGCGCGCTCCCGTGCCTGTGCCAGCAGGTTGGTGGCGATGTCGACTCCGGTGACCACGGCGCCCCGCCTCGCTTCCGGCAGCGCGGTGTTGCCGGTGCCGCAGGCAACGTCCAGCACGCGCATGCCGGGCGTAATGCCCAGGCCCGCGACAAAGCTCTCGGCGCCGCCGGAAATCGTCTTCGCTACCACGCCGAAGTCTCCGGCCATCCAGGTGGTTTTCATTGACTGCTTGATGTTTTCTATGGGAACGGGGGAGTCCATCGTGCACCTCGCGCCACAAGGGTAACCCGCTTCTGCAGCTGCGACGCGATGAAAAACGATTTACTTGCCGCCGAAGATGCGCCTGAAGAAGTGGCCAATGGACTGGAAGGCA
Above is a genomic segment from Terriglobus tenax containing:
- a CDS encoding class I SAM-dependent methyltransferase: MKTTWMAGDFGVVAKTISGGAESFVAGLGITPGMRVLDVACGTGNTALPEARRGAVVTGVDIATNLLAQARERAATEGLEIQFDEGDAEALAYADASFDMVVTMFGAMFAPRPALVASEAARVLKPGGLLAMANWNPASFSGLMFRTGSKHAPPPPGLAPPVLWGDEATVRERLSPYFDAIATEIVPIDFDLPLPPAEVVEFFRRYFGPTQMAFNRLDEAGQAALRADLVELWSSHNVSESPAISTLVKNEFLKVTARKR